DNA sequence from the Phragmitibacter flavus genome:
TCACCTCCAACCGATACCTCGCCCATGGCCCCGTCCCCGGGTTCGCTTCCTTCACCTCAGTCGCCTCCGCCACCATCATTTCTGGCGGTGCACTTGACGCCACCTCCGGCATCGAACGTCCCGCCAGAAATCCACCCGCGCCCGCCAGCAACATCAACCCCGCCGCCCTCGCCAGCCAACCCGTTGCCCAACCTTTCCTCGCCGGATTGGCCTTCAAATCGATCACCTTCATCTCCTCCGACGGCAGCACCGGCATCACCGCCTGCCCCATCACCCCGAGCGAACTCAACACCCGCTCCGTCTCCTTCATCGCCTCCGGATTGTGCGTCAGATAAATCTCCAGCAACTCGGCCGCCTCCGCCGAAATCTCGCCGAAATGCCGGTCGATCACCAAAGCCTGCAGTGTTTTCGAATCAATCGTGTTCGTCTTCATCTTGATAGTCGTCCCTTCCAATTCAATTACAAAACATCATCGTCCTCCATTCGACGCCGCACTTCCGCCACCGCATGGTGCAAGCGTGACCGCACCGTCCCCACCGGAATGCCCAACGCCGCCGCCGTCTCCGCATAAGACAGCCCGTAAGAAAATCGCATCTCCAGCACCTCCCGCTGCAACGGCTCCATCGCCGCCATCGTCTCCCGCGCCGCCACCACCCGATCATCCTCCACCGGCGCCGCCATCTCCTTCACTTCACTTATCACCCGCAGCCCCCTGTCCTTCCCTCCCTGCCGCCACGCCGCCACACTCATGCGCCTCGCAATTCCAAACAAATACCCCCGCGGACACTCCACCTTCCTCTCCGACCCCGATCCCGACCCTGCTTCCATGCCCTTCGCCATCTGCAAAAACGTCTCCTGCACCAAATCCTCCACCGCCTCCCGCCCCTCATGCCGGTGCGCAAAATAACGCTTCAGATCCTCAGCACTGTCTCTGAAGAGCTGCTCCAACGTCGGCAATGATCCAGTCGTAGTCGTTTCCACCTCCACGTTATCGTTTTTGAATCGAATGGTCGCACAGCTGCGCACCCACTCCCATCCTTAACGTGGTGATTCCCCGCCAAAAGGTTCACAAAATAAAAAAATAACAAAAGCAATCAGAGATCGTTCAGCATGACAGCAGCGCGTTGCCCTTGAGGATTGGGCCGCTGGCGTGGCCCATGCATCGGGGCCTGAGGCGCGTAGAGGCCATGCGGCCCGAGCCTGTATGCGACGAACGAGCCTGCGAGTGAAGGAGCCTGCGAGTGAAGGAGCCTATCTCTGTGGAGGGAGGTAAGTTGATACAACGTCAAGTAGAGTAACACGGCTGGTGGCCAGCGAGCGGGTCAGCGGCGGGGGCAACCGAGACGACTGGCAGGAGCCGAGATAGACAGCCAAAGGCTGCCCGTAGGGCGAGACGAGCGTGAGGCGCGAGCGAGTCAACCGCTTTGCTCTACACAGCGTTGCATCCATCTTACCGAGCGGAGGGCGCGGAGCCGTGAGGCGCGCCGAACGCTATGGTCTTGGCCGATTGCGTCTGTGAGTGCGAACCTTGTGCAAAGCGAAAGCATTCACGAACGGCGTTTGAGCGTAAACCCTGCGGCTAACAGCAGCAATATTCCGCCAGCAATCCAAGGCCATATGCTGTCTGCTTTTTCCTCCACCGCTTGCTTTGTAACTGCGGGGACAACCAATGTTGGCTTTGCCGATGATTGCGGAGGACTGATTGTATTATTCTTGTGTGACGGAGCTTCGGGTTGTGGATTTTCCTTGGAAGCAGGTGCATCTCGTAGTGCGCTTTCACGCAGATCGATCAAGTCAGGTTGTTTCCAAATGCCCGCGTTGGGTAATTCCATGTTGTTCTGAACGAACAACGTCCTAATGTCCTCTTCGTTTTCCCATGTCAACGTGATTTTGCCGCTCGCATCCCACACCACGTATCGACCGCTTTCAGTCCTGCGATCTTCGGTGATCTGGTTCTTGGTGATCATCAGCACTTGTTCT
Encoded proteins:
- a CDS encoding RNA polymerase sigma factor gives rise to the protein METTTTGSLPTLEQLFRDSAEDLKRYFAHRHEGREAVEDLVQETFLQMAKGMEAGSGSGSERKVECPRGYLFGIARRMSVAAWRQGGKDRGLRVISEVKEMAAPVEDDRVVAARETMAAMEPLQREVLEMRFSYGLSYAETAAALGIPVGTVRSRLHHAVAEVRRRMEDDDVL